aaggcaggcaaggtcgacagaagtatattggatatacattatatgaatgtgtactttactagtactcctagcagcaccagggtattagataccggttcggttgctaagtgttagtaactcggaaaaaaagctacggaataaacggagactagctaaagatgagatgacgatatgtgttggaagtgtttccaaggttgatgtgatcaagcgtcgcatgctccctctaccatcgagattggtgttaaacctaaataattgttatttggtgtttgcgttgagcataaacatgattggattatgtttatcgcaatacggttattcatttaaggagaataatgattactctgtttatttgaataataccttcaatggtcttgcacctaaaatgaatctcgatcgcagtgatacacatgttcgtgccaaaagatataaaatagtaatgatagtaccacatacttgtggcactgccatttgagtcatattggtatagaacgcatgaagaagctccatgtagatggatctttggactcactcatttttgaaaagattgagacatgcgaaccatgtctattggtgtatatgcatgaagaaactccatgcggatggatcgtttggactcacttgattttgaatcacttgagacatgcaaatcgtaccacatgggcaagatgactgaaaggcctcgttttcagtcagatggaacaagagagcaacttgttggaagtaatacattttgatgtgtgcagtccaatgagtgctgaggcatgcagtggatatcgttatgttcttacttcacagatgatttgagtagatgctgagtgtatttacttgatgaaacacaagtctgaattattgaaaggttcaagtaatttcagagtgaagttgaagatcgtcgtgacaagaggataaaatgtctgtgatatgatcatagagatgagtatctgagttacgagtttggcacacaattaagaaattgtggaaattgtttcacgactaataccgcttggagcaccatagtgtgatggtgtgtccgaacatcataactgcaccctattggatatggtgcataccatgatgtctcttatcgaattacaactatcggttatgggttaggcattagagacaaccgcattcactttaaataggacaccacgcaattccgttgagacgacaccgtttagagaaacctaagttgtcatttcttaaaagtttggggctgcgacgcttatgtgaaaaagtttcaggctgataagctcgaaaccaaagcggataaatgcatcttcatagaatacccaaaacagttgggtatacctcctgtttcagatctggaagtaaacaagtcctttctcgagaaaaagtttctctcgaaagaattgagtgggagggtggtggagacttgatgaggttattgaaccatgacttcaactagtgagtagcagggcacagaaagttgttcctgtggcacctacaccaattgaagtggaagcttatgatagtgatcatgaaacttcggatcaagtcactaccaaacctcgtaggtcgacaaggatgcgtactacttcaaagtggtacgtaatcctgtcttggaagtcatgttgttggacaacgatgaacctatgagttgtggagaagcgatggtgggcccggattccgaagaatggctcaaggccatgaaatccgagataggatccatgtatcagaacaaagcatggactttggtgaacttgcccgatgatcggcaagccattgagataaatggatctttaagaagaagacgaacatggacggtaatgttatcgtctatgaagctcgacttgtggcaaagagtattttcacaagttcaaggagttgactacgatgagattttctcatccgtagcgatgcttaagtccgtcggaatcatgttagcattagctgcatttatgaaatctggcagatggatgtcaaaacaagtttccttaccagttttcgtaaggaaaggttgtatgtgatacagtcagaaaggttttgtcgatcctaaggatgctaaaaggtatgctacctccagcgatccttccatggactagagcaagcatctcggagtcagaatatacgctttgatggagtgatcaaagtttttgggtttatacaaagtttgttagaaacttgtatttacaataaagtgagtgggagcgctacaacatttctgataagaatatgtgaatgacatattgttgatccgaaatgatgtaaaatttctggaaagcataaagggttgtttgaaaggagtttttcaaaggaagacctggataaagctgcttacgtattgggcatcaagatctatagagatagatcaagacgcctgatgatactttcaaagaacgcacaccttgacatgattttgaaagagttcaaaatagattagcaaagaaggagttcttggctgtgttacaaggtgtgagtattgagtaagactcaagacctgaccacagcagaagagagagaaaggacgaaggtcgtcccctatgctttagacgtaggctctacagtatgctatgctgtgtaccgcacatgaggtgtgccttgccatgagttggtcaaggggtacaatagtgatccgggaatggatcacatgacagcggtcgaacttatccttagtatctagtggactaaggaattttctcgattatggaggtgaaaaggagttcgtcgtaaaggattacatcgatgcgaactttgacactaatccggatgactctgagtagtaaaccggattcgtatagtagagcggttatttgaaatggctccaagtagcgcgtggtagcatccacaagatgacatagatattcgtaaagcacacacggatctgaaaggttcagacccgttgactaataacctctctcacaagcataacatgatcaaaccagaactcattgagtgttaatcacatagtgatgtgaactagattgttgactctagtaaactctttggatgttggtcacatggtgatgtgacctgtgagtgttaatcacatggtgatgtgaactagattattgactctagtgcaagtgggagactgttggaaatatgccctagaggcaataataaattggttattactatatttccttgttcatgataatcgtttattatccatgctaaaattgtattgataggaaactcagatacatgtgtggatacatagacaacaccatgtccctagtaagcctctagttgactagctcgttgatcaatagatggttactgtttcctgaccatggacattggatgtcgttgataacgggatcacatcattaggagaatgatgtgatggacaagacccaatcctaagcctagcacaagatcgtgtagttcgtttgctaagagcttttctaatgtcaagtatcatttccttagaccatgagattgtgcaactcccggataccgtaggaatgctttgggtgtaccaaacgtcacaacgtaactgggtggctataaaggtgcactacaggtatctccgaaagtgtctgttgggttggcacgaatcgagactgggatttgtcactccgtgtaaacggagaggtatctctgggcccactcggtaggacatcatcataatgtgcacaatgtgaccaaggagttgatcacgggatgatgtgttacggaacgagtaaagagacttgccggtaacgagattgaacaaggtatcgggataccgacgatcgaatctcgggcaagtactataccgatagacaaagggaattgtatacgggattgattgaatccccgacatcgtggtccatccgatgagatcatcgtggaacatgtgggagccaacatgggtatccagatcccgctgttggttattggccggagaacgtctcggtcatgtctgcatggttcccgaacccgtagggtctacacacttaaggttcgatgacgctagggttatagggaatagatatacgtggttaccgaatgttgttcggagtcccgtatgagatcccggacgtcacgaggagttccggaatggtccggaggtaaatatttatatatgggaagtcctgttttggtcaccggaaaagtttcgggtgctatcggtaacttaccgggaccaccgggagggtcccgggggtccaccaggtgaggccacctgccccagagggctgcgtgggccaagtgtgggaagggaccagcccctaggtgggctggtgcgcctcccacaaggggcccaaggcgtagggaagggggaaaggggaaaccctaggctcagatgggcctaaggcccacctagtggtgcgcccccctctctccccccttggccgcccctccaagtcccatctagggctggccgcaccccttgggggggaaccctagatgggggcgcagcccctccccatcccctatatatagtgggggttttggggctgccatagacatgagacttcctctctctttggcgcagccctacccctctccctcctcgtctctcgcagtgcttggcgaagccctggtggagtgccacgctcctccgtcaccaccatgccgttgtgttgctgctggacggagtcttccccaacctctccctctctcccttctggatcaaggcgtgggagacgtcaccgggctgcacgtgtgttgaacgcggaggcgccgtggttcggcgcttagatcggaatcaaccgcgatctgaatcgctacgagtacggctccttcatccgcgttcttgcaacgcttccgcatcgcgaactacaatggtatgtagatgcactccccttcccctcgttgctagattactccatagattgatcttggtgatgcgtagaaaattttgaatttctgctacgttccccaacacagcggTACCGACTCGAGTGGACAGACGGTGGACGTGTGTTGATGCgcgagcgcaggatggtggcgttgcctggcgtcatggtggcgtcgtcgATAGTTAGGCctggcaaggttgatgcatcaataCTTGCTTTGAAGATAGATCGGTGGAAGATAGTGGTGGCGGCCTATGCAGCGTGCACGTGCAGTGACCACTGAGAGCGTACCGGACCGGTGTGTGCCCCAGATCCGGCAATGCGGCTTGGTTGGGCCTCTacctttagatgttaggctttggtgcgaggTATGTTTGGTATTCAGTTCGGACTtttggcaccccttcatcaagtggataggagtagcgacatacGTTGCCAAGaaggtggcttcagacttactgatgtattatcttataaggtctttgtgaataattaataaaatggttgcatgcatctctcagatgcagaggtcggggttgtcctccttttctaaaaaaacaatcCACAATTTTATACGGGTGCAGAAGAGGAGCCACCCCACTACCCCATAAAAAAATCCGACAGTGACGACAAGGGACCGTGAAGCCAATACAAAAATTCCGAGTACGAAGAAACACCTTCACATCTCCGGGAAACATAAAACCTGATCAAAAGTAACTATCGGGCATGTGAACGTGTAGTTTATCTCCTGTAGTtaaacctagccgccgccaccagGAGAGCCGCTCCTTCCCGCGCCGTCTTCCGGCGGCTCTCCTCCGCCGGGGACCTTTtagtcgtcggtggtgaggggggtcgccggatcccgcgcgtgtggatcgttttagttttaggttttagGGCCCAAGAAGCTTAGAGTTTTGGATCGTTCAACGTCTTGgcttcgacaacaacgacgacgatgCTGAATAAAGAAGCTCTGGATTCTTCTCCGATGAGGCGATCATCTCTATTGTCGGTGTAGGATCTGGGAACCAGCCTGTTCAAGCAGGGATGTTGTGGCAGCGGCGGCATTCTtgtggtggacatgtgtcctcgggctccgccgttgcgaggGGCGTCTGCTCCAACGTTGGCGCGGAACTTGGGAGGTAGTCGATGAGCAGATGCCGATTGTGGtttgcatcgacgacatctggaagatgaAACGTGTGATgggctcgtggttcgtggatggcaggtatggtttcctcctccgacaTCTTAGTCGGgtgggggtgccagatctggagtttgatggcgtgtctggggtgttgccccggtctgattcgttcaatggCAATGGTTTCGCCTTtgatgagccaccttggaggtctgcAAAGATGcttatcagcgatggagccgcttcAAGCTCGGGTGTGAAGGTGATCTGTCATTTTTTCTTTCGGTGGCTGCTAtgatggtgccggaggcaggtaCGGGCGTTGGTGTCAAACTCATAAGATTCTTCGGTCTTGATTGTATTTTTACTTCTTTTTtctgcatggtaatacgtgtctcattcatatcataaagatcaaagtacAAGTCTGACCgatatgacaaaactgaaaagatagcaggacatctctaagcttgacaccaacgcccgtcacctgcctccggcaccaccacagcagccaccaaaGAAAAGAATGACAGATCACCTCCTCAcctgagctcgacgcggctccatcgctgatatgcagctttgcgaacctccaaggtggctcaccaaatgtgaagcccttaccgttgaacgaatcagaccgcggcgacaccccggacacgccatcgaactctagatccggcaccccaccacgactaagacgccgaaggaggaaaccatatctgccatccacgaaccacgagcccaacacatgttccgtcttccagatgtcatcgatgcagaccacaatctgcatccgctcctggtctacctcccaagctccgcgccgacgccGGAGCAAACACCATGgtaacggcggagcccgaggacacaggtccaccacgaggatgccgtcgccgccacgccatccttatttgaacagactggtttccaaatccatccccaaccataggaccgatgacgtcgtcagggaaggatccgaagaatctttattcaacGTTGTCATCGTCACCGCCGAAGCAAAGACAATGAACAAtctaaaaacctagactacgagaAAGTAAAAGCGATCCATaggcgtggatccggcgacccccctcatcaccgacgaccgaggtcgccgaCGGAGAGAAGCCACCGGAGAGCGGCGTTGGAAGAATCAGCCTCCCCTGACGGCagctagggttccagccgccagggaCGAGAGGAAAACAGGCGCACGTACAGGGATCCCATCTCCGGTCGACTTTAAACCTCGTCACAAGTAACTATCTGGCATGTGAACGTGTACTTATACGTAGCAACATACGTACAGGAAGGTGGCGTATCAACGAGACAGGGCCCTGGTTTGGACCTCCCTAGCGAGTTGAGTGCGACTTTCCATCGCTTTCATTTAAGGAAGGAATCAGTGGTTCAGGGCACGTCCAGTACGCACCGCACAAACGCAAAGGTACCACATGCATTTTTCTCCTGTCTCCGTCAAGCCTTTGATCCTCACCATTTTTCTAGAGCAGAAAATAAACAGCTAAAAAACATCAAACTGCCATAGTACAAGTTCATTGAGAACGTAATAAATAAATTTTTAAAAAGCATATTACAACATCCAGCAATTAGTAGAGTCTTATGTACCAAATTCGTAACCATTACCAGAGCAAAAAGGTACAAGATGATCGTATGATCCCGGGCGGCCAAATTAGACTCCCGTGCTCCAAGTCAAACGGGGGGCACTGGATTATGTCAAAGGGCAGGCACGTGTGGCGCGTGTTTCACCGGCCGGCTAAGCGGTCAAAGCATGCCATGATGGGCATGCCAAAGCACTCTACTCCAGAAGAATTAGTTAACGTGCACACAGTTGTGATAATACGATAAATAATCTCACATTAATTATCAAGTGCGCCGAGAATACGATAAATAACCAAGCGTGACAAATAACCCAGTGCCATGAAATGACCGAGTTAAACTCAGGAGGATCAGACCGTTGTCGAAAAGTCGACGACTCGGGATAGTCGAAGGCAACTCCACAAGCCACAATCTGATATGATGCAGAAGGGGCGGGAGTTCACTATTTTCCTCCAATGCACAAAAGAGGCTACCACAAAGCCACTAAAACGTAGATACTAACATGTTTTTCTTTTTGAACGACCATTTACGGTCGACATTAACCTCAGCGCAAGTAATAACCGTTATCCGAAATTTCAAATTGACATTTTCATTTCCCGGCGTGTGTCACATCCTTTCGAAAACCAAAGTGGGTGTATTCATGTGCGGTCAACATTAACCACATCACAAGTGTACATAATTACGAGAATAATACAAATAATGTGTATTAATGAAGGTGATAAGGCGGTTGAAAAGCAGATATGCGGTGATTTTAGACACACAAATAAATGCGAAGATACCAAGCGCATATTTTTGAACACACAAATTAATGTGAGGGGTTTTCTACCACCCAACCATCAACTATGATCCTTGATTTAGACATCTCGGAAAATGACCACCTTAAATTTCAACTATGGTCAATGGATACAAATGTGTTATATGTTGGTCTTTAATTTGGGACAACTGAGGGGTTGATAAGCCACGATACAAACCACAATGTTATACGAATGCGGGAAAGGGGATTTCTTTTCGACATACATAGATGAGAGATGACTCCAAAGTCATACAAACATAATATGCGGAGATACACATATAAATATGAAGGTACCGAGCACACTAAACAAAACACTtccatgtctacctccgcatcaACATCTACATCTACTGTCGGCATTAACCACATCACAAGTAACTACCGTTGTTCGAAATTTTCATATCGCATAAAGAAGTACGATTTGACAGCGGTGTCCATTTGATCTTCACAACTACTGGTAGTATCGATCAATTAATGAAGCCCTTCAAAGGAAGTCGTGTCCCATCTTCCAAATCATTTTATAGGCCAAAATTTAACGTGGCGTTGGTGGTAGATTATTTCAGAGGGCAGACACGTGTGGTCTGAGTTTCACCGGCAAGGTAAACACCATTACTTAACCAATTTTACGATTTTATTTATCTTACTAATTAATTTGCACAAGTTGTCAAAGCATGTCGCATACAACGGACATGTGAAAAGAGGAGCGATGTTTTCCTAGGGAAGGAATGGTATTTCTTCAGTGGACAGTGGTTTTAGCTGTAAAAATACGGTAGAACAGCACGCTCATATTCACACTTATATGGAAGCACCAAGCACGCACATACACACTATTTCTATAAGCATCTTTAAGAGATTGAGGCGACAAATTTAAGATTGACGAAGTCAACATAAACGCCTCATGTCAACAAAAAAGTCATCTCCCATAGAACAAAAAAAAAGCCTGAAATAAACCTAGAAAAATGTGATCACCTATGCCAAATCTAGGACTTGAACCGATGCTGGTTGATTCCAACACAACATACCTAAACCTCTGAGTTATGTTGAGTTCACGGATGGTAAAATGGTTAAGCATATATAACTATGAGAATAGAGTGACTTATGTGCATTAATCAAGATGATATGGCGGTTGAAATGCCCAATGATCTTGGACAAGAATCTTCATATCGGGCTTAAAAGAGCGGATCTTTCGGATCATAAAATAGATGATCACGAGGTTATACATGAATTAAATGCAGAGATATCAAGTGCACATTTACGAACACACGAATAAATGCCGGAATTTTCCACCACACACCCACCAACAACAACCTTTGGTTTCAGatatctcaaaaagaaaaaaaaaacaaccaTCCTAAATTTCAACCACGGTCGATGGATGCAAACGTGTTATGCGGAAGCCTTCAGACAACCAGACGTTCAATAGCCGCAAACACAAACACAGCTTTACACTCCCTCTGTCCTAAAATAATTGTCTCAACAttaatacaactttgtactaaagctagtacaaagttaagatacttattttgagacggaggaagtactatCTTATACGGCCGTAGAAGAGAGGGGGAGGGTTCTTTTCCGCCGATGGACAGACAAGAGAAGACCGTGAAGCCATGTAAAAATAAATATAGAGATATACATGAGTAAATACGGATATATCGAGTACGTACAAACAAACAAACACCTCCACATCTACGGTCGACATTATTAATAATAAGTTCAACACAAGTGAGTAACCATCGCTGTCCCAAATTTCCAAATCGCATATCCATTTCCCGTTTCCCGGCGAGCCGTCACGTCCGCCCGCCCCGCCGCTCAACCCCACCCCACTCCCTTCCCTCTCCCCGCTCCGCTCCTCTCCGGTCTTCACAAGTCTTTTCTTTCTCTTCCCCACCCGTTCCCCCCACGCCACCGTCGTCCCGTCCCCCCGTCAAACCCCAGCCGCGGTCTCCCGCGGCAGCCCCGCCCCGCTCCCCATTCCGCTCTCCCACCCAACCTGCGACCGCTGCCGCTCCCGCTCCCGCTCAAGAAGAAAAAAACCCGAGCTTGGCGAGCCGCCTGCCGGACGGAGAGCtggtggtcggcggcggcgagaCGGAGGGCATGGCGGGGCGCGCGGCGGTGCGGAGCTGCGTGCAGACGGCGCTCAAGGCGGCCAACTCCGTCGTGGGGCTCGCCGGGATGGCCGTCATCCTCTACGCGCTCTGGGTGCTCCGCGCCTGGTCCCAGCAGGCCGCCGGCCACCTCCCCGCCCCCTGGTACCCTCccctcgctccccctcctcctccctcaacTCCACAAGCAGATCTCGCGTAGCGCGGCGACTCGCGTCGCAGTCTCTGCTTTCGCCTACCTGCTCACTGCTGGATTTGCTGTTTTATTCCCCCCATTCTTGCCGCCGCTCCCGATTCCTCCGACCGAATTCGCGGCGAAATCCGCCGCGCGGATACCCGCCGCACCCACCCCCGACCGAATTCCCAGCGGAATGCGCGTATCCGCTTCACTGTTTCACCAGAAGCAGCAGCAACCAACGAGGGATCACCacgaacgagagagagagggagagagagcgagagggatCGGGAAGTGGCGTAGGAACCGAGCCAAGCCCAAAAGCGCCCCCCTTTTTCCCCGGCTGCTGACGGGCGGGACACTCAGCAGCCACTATTGCAGCAAATTTTTTGTGTGCAGTGACGAAAAGAAAAAGCAGTGGATGCAAGTGCCATTCGGTGGTTACGGTGGAATTGCGCCGCCCCTACAAATTTAGGTGGCGGCTGCGATGTGTCGTCACGACGTGATGCAACGGATGGATGGATGCATTTGTGCGCTTGATTGGTGGGCTAGGCTGGGGCACTCATGGAGGATAAAGAAACAACAGCGATTTGTGCTCAACAATCGCTTTCGCCAACTTAGACACGTCTGTTGTGATCGGCATCTTCCCCTTTGCTTTGCTGTTACGACGTCGACGCCTTGACGCGCACCCAATGGCTTATTCTACCATGTTTTTTATGTTGGGCCTGACAAATTTGTTGGGAATCCATGCCACCAGTATCCAAGGAATTTTCAGGTGTCTTGCTCGCGTATATGTAATATACGAATATGAAATGGCTGTTTTGATTGAAACAAATTCACTTGTTGTGCAGGTTTATCTACACTCTTCTCAGCCTGGGGATCATCATGTGCTTGCTGACCTGCTCTGGCCATATCGCCGCTGAAACGGCAAACAGCCCCTGCCTGTCTTGTGTATCCTTCCTAGCGTCTGATACCAGGAGTTGTGTTAGCGTGTTTTACTAGGCTTACATGGCAGCTGCTACTGGTTTAACAAAATTCCTCAAAGCCTTTTGCGTTGCCGCATAAAGACCAGACCTTACGTCTTTTTCCAGATATCTCCATTTTAAATATAAATgatattttttttctgaaaaaggATCATGAGTTTTGAAATGGAACTGTTGGCTCCTAATGATAATTCACTGAAACCTTAAGTCCCAGTTATGTTCCTGGACCTCTGTGACCTTACGTGTACTGTGTCTTGGTGATATGGACTATTTTGCCTTAACCTGACATGTATGTAGCACATGATCTTTGTATTTTTGCTTGTTATACTGGAGGCTGCAATCGCCGCTGATGTATTTCTGAATAGCTACTGGGAGGAGGTAAGGAGCGCTTCAGCTGCTATATATACTTGCTATTTCTAATATATCAGCCATTTGATTTGTGATGGTTTGATAATCCCCAAACCTGCAGGATTTCCCAGATGACCCATCCGGGAAGTTTGATGAATTCAAGCATTTCGTGAGATCAAATTTTGACATTTGTGAATGGGTAGCCCTCTCGGTGGTGGCTGCTCAGGTGAGCGATTCTATGCAATGAAACTCAAATCTTAATTCTTGTTTGCCTCCCATGCTTCCAATAGAAAAACTGTGTTACTATATTCGCTAAAAGAAACTCTGTAAATGTACATCAATATGCTTGAGATTAGACACCATCGTACTGTGTAAAATTCTAGCATGTGTAATAAATTGTTCTGCCAAGGCAATTTGAGGAACGCTTATCTGCTTTGTAAGCATGGTACCAACCTGTAGTTGATAAATTATGTTAAATATATTGCTGAAGCAGGACTTCAGATAATATTATAACCATCTAATTACCTTTCACATTTCTGCATTTGGCCAACTGCCACTGTACTTTTTCAGAGAATAATAACTTTTGGGCATAAATGATTTTGTCTGTAAATACTGTTTATTTGATCATTCGCAGGCGCTGTCAATCATTCTTGCGATGGTACTCAGGGCCCTTGGCCCCGACAATGAAATCGAATACGACAGTGACGATGATGCAGTGCCCGCAAGGCTGCCTCTCCTAAGGAACAAGCCCCAGCATGGTCCAAACTATGGTGAACCTAACTCACCTCGCAGGATTGATTCATGGCATGTGCGAATCTTAGACAAGGTGAGATGTTTATCTATCTACAAGCATCTCTTCCCTCTTTACGTTGGTGCACTGTCAATCTGTACACCGTCACTGAAGCCTTGCAACTGTTTCCTTTCAGGCCAACCAACAATAAGATTCTTCTGACCTTACATGTCGAAAACCCTCCGGAAGGTTTCGCTGTCCTGATCCCTGAGGGTTACGACCGACCTGAGGATATGATGATACTTTTTCTCTGCAGTAGTAGTGAGGATTGGTACGACGACGGTGTGGTACCCGAATGGCTTTTATTGCCTTTCGACATGCGCAAGTATTTGAGTAGCATGTGACTAATCTTACAGCCCCTCCCCTGATGTATGCGAAGAATGTTGTAAAATGTTTCACAAATAGATGATGGATTGATGCAATGTCTTACCCAATACAAAAAGAAAATCACCCTGATAGTCTGAATGTCATGCATTTTATGTTTCTTTTTATGTTTACAGAAATTGGGATGGGACCTTTTTCATGCTAAATTTCAAAGTTTAGTTGAACACTTAATTGTACCTA
This region of Triticum aestivum cultivar Chinese Spring chromosome 2D, IWGSC CS RefSeq v2.1, whole genome shotgun sequence genomic DNA includes:
- the LOC123055240 gene encoding tetraspanin-19; its protein translation is MAGRAAVRSCVQTALKAANSVVGLAGMAVILYALWVLRAWSQQAAGHLPAPWFIYTLLSLGIIMCLLTCSGHIAAETANSPCLSCHMIFVFLLVILEAAIAADVFLNSYWEEDFPDDPSGKFDEFKHFVRSNFDICEWVALSVVAAQALSIILAMVLRALGPDNEIEYDSDDDAVPARLPLLRNKPQHGPNYGEPNSPRRIDSWHVRILDKANQQ